A part of Olleya sp. Bg11-27 genomic DNA contains:
- a CDS encoding NlpC/P60 family protein, whose amino-acid sequence MKKIILIPTLLLFCILNYAQNSRFEGVVIDAQLSTPIKGAIVTIKDTKFTEATDDDGKFVFTQQLPEGALAVLVEKNNFITNIFLIDAAPGVKIEAKEIKLEPNKKELYNRKVADRELKKQQRIEEKKESERIADIEKELKEKDKLYAKEIKRLAKNKRKGKIDDDTVTLDYKDPNSITESEETPYTITETQLKYGNILGVDPADLTNVELYNLIEDWDNVSYLYGGNTKKRGIDCSSFTQFIFSSIYKFRLERTASQQYHSESVDTFKNRGQIFEGDLIFFTGVGESNDEINHVGVYLHNNMFVHSTSNKDNDGNGGVQISNLNDDYWATKFVSAGRIILDN is encoded by the coding sequence ATGAAAAAAATAATTTTAATACCTACACTATTACTATTTTGTATTCTTAATTACGCTCAAAACAGCCGTTTTGAAGGTGTTGTAATAGACGCACAATTATCAACCCCGATTAAAGGTGCGATTGTAACCATAAAAGACACTAAATTTACGGAAGCTACTGACGACGATGGTAAATTTGTTTTCACTCAACAATTACCCGAAGGCGCTCTAGCTGTTTTAGTAGAGAAAAACAACTTTATAACCAATATATTTTTAATTGACGCCGCACCAGGTGTAAAAATTGAAGCTAAAGAAATTAAGCTAGAGCCAAACAAAAAAGAGCTTTACAATAGAAAAGTTGCTGATAGAGAGTTAAAAAAACAACAACGTATCGAAGAAAAAAAAGAATCTGAGCGCATTGCTGATATAGAAAAAGAATTAAAAGAAAAAGATAAACTATATGCTAAAGAAATAAAACGTTTAGCTAAGAACAAAAGAAAAGGAAAAATAGACGATGATACTGTTACACTTGATTATAAAGATCCTAACAGCATTACTGAGTCAGAAGAAACACCATATACTATTACTGAAACGCAATTAAAATACGGAAACATTCTTGGTGTTGATCCTGCTGACCTTACTAATGTAGAACTTTATAATTTAATTGAAGACTGGGACAATGTATCTTACTTGTATGGAGGGAATACTAAAAAAAGAGGTATTGATTGCTCGTCTTTTACTCAATTTATCTTTTCGTCAATATATAAATTTAGATTAGAACGTACTGCATCCCAACAATATCATTCAGAATCTGTTGATACCTTCAAAAACAGAGGTCAAATTTTTGAAGGTGATTTAATCTTCTTTACAGGCGTAGGAGAAAGTAATGACGAAATAAACCATGTTGGAGTATACTTACATAATAATATGTTTGTGCACTCCACAAGTAATAAAGATAATGATGGAAACGGCGGAGTACAAATTAGCAATCTAAATGATGACTACTGGGCTACAAAATTTGTATCTGCAGGACGCATAATTTTAGATAATTAA
- the tssD gene encoding type VI secretion system tube protein TssD, producing MSFLAKLNIDDNEMNVLECSFGFHQGADNTGRPSQKPRGGQITILIESTNKTDFLEWMISSNMTKNGSIVFYKRDNLSSLKTIDFSEAYCLDYVEDFDAIGSQPLKTRVVISAKEVSIKGTTYTNNWPAKM from the coding sequence ATGTCGTTTTTAGCTAAACTTAATATCGATGATAACGAAATGAATGTTTTAGAGTGCTCTTTTGGTTTTCACCAAGGTGCTGATAATACAGGTCGACCATCACAAAAACCTCGCGGAGGGCAAATAACTATTCTTATAGAATCCACAAATAAAACAGACTTTTTAGAATGGATGATTTCTAGTAACATGACCAAAAATGGAAGTATCGTCTTTTACAAAAGAGATAACCTATCTAGTCTTAAAACCATAGATTTTAGTGAAGCCTATTGCCTAGACTATGTCGAAGATTTTGATGCTATTGGATCGCAACCGTTAAAAACGCGTGTTGTTATTTCAGCAAAAGAAGTCAGTATAAAAGGAACGACGTATACAAATAATTGGCCAGCAAAAATGTAA
- a CDS encoding TssN family type VI secretion system protein — protein sequence MGSLSSLLSGNAFKISILLFIVGSLIMMLFTKIRKIFSKQKKQAILYAIFILISFALVGFISSSKFLNDTAVNSFIGMQIIFLLLGMLHLFIMRKSFSALSEDKSDFFSEFLFTVAITLIGLFAFLNVVTKFREGTNYTFLASSIVFMVPYLVYKLYEFSLLIPVPEYKNWFYPLEVDVKEPTQKELQNPLVISFEFQKNQNLADVTNFRVKAPENMEFGKLFYFFINDYNERHPESKIDFIDYNSQEPHGWIFYRKPSWIKSLKHINYSKTVIANDIREDYIIVCQRTNTD from the coding sequence ATGGGTTCTCTTTCAAGTTTATTAAGCGGTAACGCTTTTAAAATAAGCATCTTACTTTTTATAGTAGGATCTTTAATAATGATGCTTTTTACTAAAATTAGAAAAATTTTCTCTAAGCAAAAAAAACAAGCCATACTCTATGCTATATTTATTTTAATCTCTTTTGCTCTAGTCGGCTTTATAAGCTCAAGCAAATTTTTAAACGATACTGCTGTTAATAGTTTTATTGGAATGCAAATTATTTTTCTACTTTTAGGGATGCTGCACTTATTTATAATGCGCAAATCTTTTAGTGCATTATCAGAAGACAAATCGGACTTCTTTTCTGAGTTTTTATTTACGGTTGCCATAACACTAATTGGACTCTTTGCCTTTTTAAACGTAGTTACTAAATTTAGAGAGGGTACCAATTATACATTCTTAGCTTCTTCTATTGTCTTTATGGTGCCTTACCTAGTATATAAACTATACGAGTTCTCTTTATTGATACCCGTTCCAGAATATAAAAATTGGTTTTATCCATTAGAAGTCGATGTTAAAGAACCAACGCAAAAAGAATTACAAAACCCCTTAGTAATTAGTTTTGAGTTTCAGAAAAATCAAAATTTAGCAGATGTCACTAACTTTAGAGTTAAAGCGCCTGAAAACATGGAATTTGGAAAATTATTCTACTTCTTTATAAATGATTATAATGAAAGGCATCCAGAAAGTAAAATAGACTTTATCGATTACAATTCGCAAGAACCACACGGCTGGATATTTTATAGAAAACCAAGTTGGATCAAGTCTTTAAAGCATATCAACTACTCTAAAACAGTCATAGCAAATGATATTAGAGAAGACTATATCATTGTATGCCAAAGAACTAACACAGATTAA
- the tssD gene encoding type VI secretion system tube protein TssD: protein MAFKAKLKVGGQEYNVLNSSYELHQETDATGRPSSITRGGKIKLTVESTADTSLSDWMFNNFERRDGSIVFLKRDSDSTSKELKFTEGYMVKYYENFDSTGKNPMSESFVISAKGIGIGNGEHVNDWV, encoded by the coding sequence ATGGCTTTCAAAGCAAAACTTAAAGTAGGCGGACAAGAGTACAATGTGTTAAATTCTTCTTATGAATTACACCAAGAAACGGACGCTACGGGAAGACCTTCTTCTATTACAAGAGGAGGTAAAATTAAATTAACAGTAGAGTCTACTGCAGACACTAGTCTTTCTGACTGGATGTTTAATAACTTCGAGCGTAGAGATGGTTCTATCGTATTCTTAAAAAGAGATAGCGATTCTACGTCTAAAGAATTAAAATTCACAGAAGGTTACATGGTTAAATATTACGAAAATTTTGATTCTACTGGAAAAAACCCAATGTCTGAGTCTTTCGTAATTTCTGCTAAAGGAATCGGTATTGGAAATGGAGAGCATGTTAATGACTGGGTTTAA
- a CDS encoding GPW/gp25 family protein: protein MNNTYYKLPINAEALIKSKNHSTCDLSTSIANNIHLIATSYFGECTFDDSYGCSIWNIDFDNLKSTNKLKSLIEESLYDSLKIHEKRLTGLSITVKIKQEELNPNGQNNRIKKRVDIGIKGRIKKIDENFSYVEHFFIGPLSY from the coding sequence ATGAATAATACATATTATAAGTTACCAATAAATGCTGAAGCGTTGATAAAAAGTAAAAATCATTCGACTTGTGATTTATCAACCTCAATAGCTAATAATATCCATTTGATAGCGACGTCATATTTTGGAGAGTGTACTTTTGATGATTCGTATGGTTGTTCCATATGGAATATCGACTTTGATAATCTAAAAAGCACTAATAAATTAAAATCTCTAATTGAAGAGTCGTTATATGATTCACTAAAAATACATGAAAAAAGATTAACAGGGCTATCAATTACTGTTAAAATAAAACAAGAGGAATTGAACCCTAACGGACAAAATAATAGAATAAAAAAAAGAGTCGATATTGGTATTAAAGGACGAATCAAAAAAATTGATGAAAACTTTTCTTATGTAGAGCATTTTTTTATTGGACCATTATCATATTAA